From Candidatus Binatia bacterium:
GCGCCAGAGGGATGCCGAACCTGCTTTAGGTACGCGGCGGCGGGCCGCCCGACATGGGTTACCCTGCGCTGTGCTTCACTGCCGCGACCAGAGCTCGACATAGTCGATGCCTGCGAGCAGGTCCTGGATGGCATCGATCATCGGGTCGACCTGATCATCAAACAGGTGGCTGTCGTCGGCCGTGAACGCCTCGCACTCGGCCACGAAGTCATTGGTGAAGGGCGCATCCTCCGGCGGCATCACCCTGCCCGCTTCGATGTAGCTGAGCATGTCCATCATCATGCGCGTGTACTTGTCCCGGTTTCGCTCGATGCCTTCGACGGGGATCGAGGCCTGGGAGGTGAGCTCCTGAATAAGGCCAGTTCCACTTGTTTCTCGGTCTTGCTGCCGAGCCGTGACGCTGCGGGCCCTATTCCGCCGCGGGTTTCGCGGTGCAGTTTCCCGACCTTAGCGGGCCTTCCCTGCCGAGTCCCTCGTCACCGATGCAGGGCTGCGACGTTTCGGACTACAGTGCAGATGTCCTCCCGCGAGTGGTCTCACGCCCCACTTGTAAAATAGCTATAGACTAGCTATTCAGAAACATGGTCACCGTTTCCGCACTTGAAGCCAAAACCCGGCTCGGCAAGCTCCTCGATCGCGTGGCACGTGGGGAAGAGATCGTCATTACGCGGCACGAGAAACCCGTGGCTCGTATGGTCCCGGCGGGGCCAAAGAATGCAGCCACGGTGCGCCGCGCGGTGGCGGATCTCGCGCGACTGCGAGATCGGATCAGGACACGAAGCAAGGGACGGGCGAAGTTGTCGGCGAGAGACGTCCGGTCTGCGATCGAGGAAGGCCGGCTTTGACCACTGGATTCGTCGCCGATGCGTCCGTCGCAATCGCGTGGGTTCATCCGGGGCAGGCCACCGCGGAATCGGATGCTCTACTCCAAGCCGTCGAGAAAGGTGCCCGCGTGAGGGCGCCGGCGCTCTGGCCGCTGGAGACCGCCAACGCGCTTCTCGTGCTGACGAGGCGCGGCAAGTTGACCGAAGGGGATCGTCGCCTTGCGCTTTCCGCGTTGTCGGGCCTTCAGGTCGAGCTCGACCATGAGATGGCAGCTCTTGCCTATGGAAAACTGTCGGACCTCGCGCGAAAGTATCGATTGAGCGTCTACGACGCGTCTTATCTCGAGCTCGCCTTGCGAAACGAGCTTCCGCTGGCATGCAAGGACGGCCCGCTACGCGATGCGGCCAAGCGGTGTCGCGTCAGGCTCGCCATGTGAAGACGAGTTTCTGACGCGTGCGACTCGCGCGCACGACCTTGGCATCGAGGCGACTCCATGCGTGATGACGACCTCCCACTCTTCTCCGGCCCTCACATCCCCATCGTCCGGTATCGCAACGCGCTCGACCGCCACGACCCGCGCGGCGCTTTGCACTGCCCTGTTTTAGCTCGACGGCGATACCGAACGGGATGCTAGAAGTAGCCGCCTTCGGTCGAGTCGGCGACCTTGGTCGGCGGCTTGCGCCCCTTGATGTTCTTTCCGGTGATCATGTCCTTGTAGCCCATGCCCGGTCCGATCATCGGGTAGACGTGCTCGCGCTGGTCCACCATCACTTCGAGCAGCCCGGCCCCCTCGAACTTGACGAACTCCTCGAGCGCCGATGCAAGCGCCTCGCGGCTCGTCACACGCTTGGCGAATCCGAAGCCGTCCGCTTCGGCCGCGCGCACGAAGTCCTTCTTGTGAAGAGTCTTGTCCGAGCCGGAGTAGCGATTGGCGTAGAACAGGTCCTGCCACTGGCGAACCATGCCGTCGCCCATGTTGTTGAGCAGCAGCACCTTGACCGGAATCCCGTAGTTCGTCAGCGTCTCCAGCTCTCCGAGGTTCATGCGGATGCTGCCGTCGCCGTCGACGTCGATCACGAGGCGACCGGGATTGGCGAGCTGGGCACCGATGGCCGCCGGCAACCCGAAACCCATCGTTCCCATGCTTCCCGAAGTCAGCCAGTCGCGCGGATTCTTGAAATCGATGTACTGGGCCGCCCACATCTGGTGCTGCCCGACGCCCGTGGCGACGATCGCCTCGCCGTGCGTCAGCCGGTTGAGCAGCTCGAGCACTTCTTCCTGCTGGATGTCCTTGCTGGTCTTGTCGTAAGCCAGCGGATGTTCCTGCCTCAGCTTGGCGACGTGCTCGCGCCAGGGGCCGAAATCCTTGCGGAACGATTTGCCGGCTTCCAGGAGCTCGGCCAGGCCGCGGCGCGCGTCGCAGACGAAGCTCCAGTCCACGCCCTTGACCTTGCCGATCTCGGACGCGTCGACGTCGAGGTGCGCGATCTTCGCGCCCGGTGCGAATTCCTTGACCTTGCCGGCCACGCGATCGTCGAAGCGGGCGCCGACGGCGAACAGCAAATCGCAGTCCTCCACGGCGTAGTTCGCGTACGCGGTGCCGTGCATGCCGAGCATGTGCAGCGCCAGCGGGTGCGTCGTGTCGATCGACCCGATGCCCATGAGCGTGGTCACGACCGGAATGCCGAAGCGCTCGGCGAAGCGGCGCAGCTCGCCGGCGGCCTCCGAGTTCGGCACGCCGCCGCCGACGTAGAGCAGCGGCCGTTCCGAGCGAGACAGCATCTCGTAGAACGCCTTGGCGAGCGCGGGGTCGAGGTGCGTGCGCGACTGTTCGACGCGGCGCTCGTCGTAGCCTCGAAGACGAAGCAGCCCTGCGCCGCGGAATGCCTGCTGCGTGAGCTGCACGTCGCGCGGGATGTCGACGACCACGGGACCGGGGCGACCGCTGCGCGCGATTTCGAAGGCGCTGCGCATCGTCTCCTCGATCTTCGTCTCGTCGGTCAGCAGGAAGACGTGCTTGGCGCACGGCGACATGATGTTGAACACCGGCGCTTCCTGGAACGCGTCGGTGCCGATGGCGGCGCGCGGCACCTGGCCGCAGATCAGCACGATCGGGATGGAGTCGGCCTGGCAGTCGCGCACGGGCGTCACGGTGTTGGTCGCGCCCGGCCCGGACGTCACCAGCGCGACGCCCACGCGTCCGCTCGAGCGCGCATACCCGGCGGCCATGAAGCCGGCACCCTGCTCGGTGGCGGGCACCAGAAGGTTGATGCGACGGGCCGGATTGGCCTCGTTGTAACGGAAGACGGCGTCGTAAGTCGGCAGGATGGCCCCGCCGCTGTAGCCGAAAATCGTGTCGACACCCTCGTCGGCCAGGACCTGTACAACCGCATCCGCTCCGGTCATGACGGTTCCGGCCATCGGGTGTGTGGCCTTGCCCGTAGCGAGTCCCAGGTGCTGGGCTCCGGATGTCTTGCGGCTGGTGGTCATGGTCCTTTCCTATTTGATCCTCGCCCTTTCGGGCTGCGGATGTTTGATCCTCGCCCTGTCGGGCGCGGATGTTTGATCCTCGCCTTGTCGGGCTGCGGAGATTTGATCCTCGCCCTCTCGGGGTCCGGATGTTCGATCCTCGCCCTTTCGGGCGCGGATTGCTTGATTTGGGGCGGCACGGCGCCGCCCGAGCCAGCCACTATGACGCAATCAGGCTGCGTTTCCTACGATCGGGACGGGGGAGCGGTGGCCGCGGACTGGCGGCGGTGATGCTCCTTCAGGATGCACCGGTCCACGACCACCAGCAGGCCTGCAGACCGGGCCCGGGCTGCAGCATCTTCGTCGATGACCCCTTCCTGAAGCCACACGGCGCGGGCGCCGATCGCGATGGCCTCATCAACCGCGGCGCCGGCTTCGGCGGAGCGGCGGAACACGTCGACGACATCCACCGGCTCGGGCACCGCGTGAAGGTCCGGGTGACAGGGAATCCCGAAAACCGATTGGTAGAGAGGGTTTACCAGCGAAACCTTAAACCCCTGCCTGATCAGATATCCGGCGACTTCGTTAGACGGTCGCTGCGGGTTTTCCGAGATCCCGACGACGGCGATGTGCCGCATCATCGACAGGATCGCATCGATCGCGGGCTGCTGGGGATCGTTCATGGCGGGGTCCGCAGGTACTGGTGATCGGGCTGATGGGACTGTCGCGGCAAGCATGGGGACGGTGCGCGCCATCGGCAAGCGTTGGCGACCGGCCGGCCCCGGGGCATGCCCGCGGGCAAGTTATTGCTCCCGCCGCAGTCCCGGACAGATACGCGGCGTCGCCATTCGCAACGTGTCCCTGTCCCGGATTTCGGAGGTCCCGATGCAGGTCCAGATCCGCCCTGCCGCCCATGACGATCTCGATTTCGTCTCGTGGGTCATGTTCACCGCCGCGCGCTCCCATCTCGAACGATCCGTGTGGGAAGCGATGTTCGACCGCGACGAGGCGTGGGTTCGCGGCGTGTTGCGCCGCGTGGCCGTGAGCGAGCAGCCGCACTGGTGCCACCTGTCGAAATTCCGCATCTGCGAAGTCGACGGCCAGCGGGCCGGCGCGCTTGCCGGCTATGATCCGGTCACCGAGGGCACCGACGTGCTGACGGCCGCCATGCTCGAAGCCGTCGCGGCAGCCGGAGACGCCGATCTCGACCTGGAGGCGGTGCTCGCGCGCGCGGACATCGCCGATTCGTGCACGCCGAAGAAGTATCCAGGCGCCTGGGGCGTCGAGAACGTCGCCGTGGTGCCGGAGCTGCGCAGCCGCGGAGTGCTCGATCGCCTGATGGAGAATGTGCTCGCCGAGGGCCGCGGGCGTGGATTCGGTCACGCGCAGATCATGGTGCTGGCCGGCAACACTCGCGCGCAAAAGGCGTACGAGCGAAACGGCTTCGCCCCCTGTGCCGAGTATCGCAGCGTCGCCTTCGAGGACGCGTTTACGAGCCCCGGCATCAACCTGCTGGTGCGCGCGATCTGACCGTCGCTTCGTTTGGGTGGCAGGCGGCGGCGCAGCCGGGGCGCGTGCGGCGCCGCGCCGGCAATTCCGCTTGCGGACGGCCTGTGGCAATTAGCTGGGCCCCGTTTCCTCGTGCATAGTGCCGCATGGTGCCGCAGGTGCTGCACGGTGCTACGCAGCAGGGAACGGCCGAGGGAGCAGCCGAGTTGGAACAGGAAGCGCCACGCACCGTCCACCGCAGTGATTATCGCCCGCCCGACTACCTCGTCGACGACGTCGAGTTGCGCTTCGATCTCGGCGAAGACGAGAGCCTCGTGCGTGCGACCCTCAGCGTGCGCCGCAATCCCGCTCGTCCCGACGCCTCGCCTGATCTCGTGCTCGACGGCGAAGGCCTCGAGCTGCGCTCTCTCTCGGTCGATGGCCGCGAGCTGAAGCACGGCGACTACGAGATCGACGAGCGCAGCCTGCGCATTCCTTCGGTCCCCGAGCGTTTCACCGTCGTCAGCGAAGTGGCGGTGCACCCGGAGAAGAACACCGACCTGACCGGGCTTTACCGCTCGCGCACGATGTTCTGCACGCAGTGCGAGGCCGAAGGCTTTCGCCGCATCACGTACTTCGTCGATCGCCCCGACGTTCTCGCGCGCTTCACGACGACGATCGTCGCCGACGCCGAGCGTTACCCGATCCTGCTGTCCAACGGCAATCCCGACGGAAGCGGCCGCACCGAAGGCGGGCGCGCGTGGGCGCGCTGGCGCGATCCGTACCCCAAGCCCTGCTACCTGTTCGCACTGGTGGCCGGAAAGCTGATCTCGCTCGAGGACAGCTTCACGACCGCGAGCGGCCGCGAAGTGCCGCTGCGGATCTTCGTCGAGCCCCAGAACGCCGACAAGTGCGCCCACGCGATGCGATCCTTGCAGCACGCGATGGAGTGGGACGAGAAGGTGTACGGTCGCGAGTACGACCTCGATGTTTTCTCCATCGTCGCCGTCGACGACTTCAACATGGGTGCGATGGAGAACAAGGGCTTGAACATCTTCAACTCGAAGTACGTGCTGGCCAGGCCCGACACCGCGACCGACGACGATTACGCGGCCATCGAAGGTGTCGTCGCCCACGAGTACTTCCACAACTGGACCGGCAACCGCGTCACCTGCCGCGACTGGTTCCAGCTCAGCCTGAAGGAAGGCCTGACGGTCTTCCGCGACCAGGAATTCTCCGGCGACCGCGCCTCCCGCGCGGTGCGCCGCATCGGCGACGTCCAGCTTCTTCGCATCTACCAGTTCGCCGAGGATGCCGGGCCGATGGCGCACCCCGTGCGGCCGGACTCGTACATCGAGATCAACAACTTCTACACGACGACGGTCTACAACAAGGGCGCCGAAGTCGTGCGCATGATGCACACCCTGCTCGGGCCCGAGCGCTTCCGTGCCGGCGCCGATCTTTACTTCGAGCGCCACGACGGCCAGGCCGTCACCTGCGACGACTTCGTGCAGGCGATGGAAGACGCTTCCGGCGTCGACCTGGCCCAGTTCCGCCTCTGGTACTCGCAGGCCGGCACTCCCGTGCTGAAGGTGCGGCGCAGCTACGATGCCGCGAGCAAATCGCTGACGCTGGAGATCGACCAGCAGTGTCCGCCGACTCCCGGCCAGAAGGACAAGCTGCCGATGCACATCCCGCTGTCGGTCGCGCTTCTCGGCCCCGACGGCGGCGAGCTCGCGATGAAGCTCGACGGAGAGACCACTGCCGCGCCCGCGACGATCCGCGTGCTCGAGCTGCGCCAGCCGAGCGAGCGGTTCCGTTTCGTCGACGTGCCGGTCGAGCCGGTGCCGTCGCTGCTGCGCGGATTTTCGGCGCCGGTCAAGCTCGAAGGTGCGTGGAGCGACGAAGACCTCGCGTTCCTCGCGGCCAACGACGCCGATGCGTTCAACCGCTGGGAGGCGGGACAGCAGCTCGCGCTGCGGCGCGTGCTCGAGCTCGTCGAGGCGCATCGCGGGGGCAAGGACCTCTCTCTTCCACCCGAGCTGCTGCTGGCGTTTCGCAACACGCTGACGTCCGAGCACCTCGATTCCGCGTTCATCGCGCGCGCGCTGGTGCTTCCCACAGAATCGTACGTCGCCGACCAGATGGCGCAGGTCGACGTCGAAGGGATCCACCTGGTGCGCTGTTTCCTGCGAAAACAGCTCGCCAAGGCGTGCCGCCCCGAGCTGGAGGAGCGTTTTCGCCACTGCCGCGGAGACGCGCGCACCTCGCTCGAGGCCGAGGCCGTCGGCCGCCGCGCGCTTGCCGCGGTCTGCCTCGCGTACCTTTCGCGCCTCGGCGAGCGCTGGAGCGAGATCCTCGCGTTCGAGCAGTTCGCGATCGCCGACAACATGACCGAGTCGATTGCAGCGCTCGGAGTTCTCTCGCACCTGGACTGCCAGGAGAGGCGCTGGGCGCTCGACGAATTCTACGGGCGCTGGAAGCACGAGCCGCTGGTCGTCGACAAGTGGCTCGGCGTACAGGCGATGTCGGAGCTTCCCGGTACGCTCGGGGAGGTCGAGAGGCTGATGGGCCACGAGGCCTTCGACATCAAGAACCCGAACAAGGTGCGCTCCCTGGTGGGTGCGTTCTGCAGCGCCAACGCCGTGCGCTTCCATGATGCGTCGGGAGACGGCTACCGCTTCCTTGCCGACAACGTGTTGAAGCTCGACGGCCTCAATCCCCAGGTCGCCGCGCGCATGGCGGGCATTTTCAGCCGCTGGAAGCGCTACGACGAGGCGCGGCGCGAGCTGCAGCGCGCCGAGCTGTCGCGCATCGCCGCCGAGCCGACGCTGTCGCGCGACGTTTTCGAAGTCGTCACGAAGAGTCTTTCGTGAGTGCCGCCGGGATCGTTTCCGATCCTCGCACGGGTCTTGACGGCAGCGAGCGAAAGTACCTGCGCGGTCTTGCGCACTCGCTGAATCCGCTCGTCCACGTCGGCCGCTCGGGCCTGACCGACGCGGTGATCGAAGCAACCCGGCGCGCGCTCGACGAGCACGAGCTGATCAAGGTCAAGATCGCCGCCGACCGCGACGAGCGCGAGCGCATCGCCGAAGCGATCCGTACTCGCTGCGACGCCGAGCTGGCCGGAAGCGTCGGCACAATCGCGATCCTCTACCGCCAGCAGCCCGATCCCGAACGCCGCCGAATCGAGCTTCCGCCGCGGCGCCAGTAACGCAGCGCCTGCCGCCGCGGCCCAAGCAACGCAGCGTCTACTGCCTCGGCGGCAGGTGCTTGGCGAGCTCGAGGCGGCCGATCTGGTCGGTGTGCACCTCGTCGGGCCCGTCGGCAAAACGCAGCGTGCGCTGGCCTGCGTACGCGCGCGCCAGGAACGTGTCCTGGCAGACGCCCATTCCGCCGTGCACCTGCATCGCACGGTCGATCACGCGCAGCGCCATGTTCGGTGCGATCACCTTGATCTGCGCGATTTCCGAGCGCGCCGCCTTGTTGCCGACGGTGTCCATCATGTACGCGGCCTTCAGCGTCAGCAGGCGGGACTGCTCGATCTCCATGCGCGAGTTCGCGATGTGGTGGCGCGTCAGTCCCATCTCGGCCAGGCGCCGTCCGAACGCGGTGCGCGAGATCGCACGCTTGCACATCAGCGCGAGCGCACGCTCGGCCATGCCGATGCTGCGCATGCAGTGATGGATGCGGCCGGGTCCGAGGCGCCCCTGGGCGATCTCGAAGCCGCGCCCTTCGCCGAGCAGGAGACTGGAGACCGGCACGCGCACGTCCTTGAACTCGACCTCGGCATGGCCGTGCGGCGCGTCGTCGTAACCGAAGACCGTCAGCATGCGCTTGACATGGATGCCCGGCGTATCGAGCGGCACCAGGACCATCGACTGCTGCACGTACTTGTGCGCCGTCGGATCGGTCTTGCCCATGAAGATCGCGATCTTGCAGCGAGGATCGCCGGCGCCGGAGGTCCACCACTTGGTTCCGTTGATCACGTAGTCGTCGCCGTCGCGGCGGATGCTCGACTGGATGTTGGTCGCGTCGGAGGAGGCCACGGCCGGCTCCGTCATCGCGAACGCCGAGCGGATCTCGCCGGCCAGCAGCGGCTCGAGCCACTGCTTGCGCTGCTCCGGGCTTCCGTAGCGTACCAGCACTTCCATGTTGCCGGTGTCGGGCGCCGAGCAGTTGAAGACCTCGGACGCGAAGAACGAGGTGCCCATGATTTCGCACAGCGGTGCGTATTCGAGGTTGGTCAGGCCGGCGCCGTACTCGCTTTCGGGCAGGAAGAGGTTCCAAAGGCCGGCGGCGCGGGCCTTCGGCTTGAGCTCTTCGATCAGAGGAATCGGTTTCCACCGGGTCGGCCCCGCGTCGAGCTGCTCACCGACCGCCTCCTCGTTCGGGTAGACGTGCTCGTCCATGAAAGACTGGACCTTGGCCATCAGGTCCCTGGTCTTGGCCGAATACTCGAAGTGCATCCTCTGGTCTCCTTTTTCGTGCTGAGAGGCAGCCGCGAAGGTCGTTGCGCAGCGGGTTCGCGTCGGCGGATCGTCGAGCGAACACCGGGCCGGCGTTTCGCGATGCAATCTTGCAAGGCACCGCGCCCATCACAAACGCGCAACGCGGCTTCTAAACCGCTCCCGGCACGGCTATGCTCGGACGCGGCATGGACCGGCATTCGATTTCGCTCGGCCTCCTGTTTCTTAGGCTGATCGGCGGCGGACTCCTGATCGAAGGGCGCGCCGGCCTGTGGTCCTCGATGATTCTGAACAGCGGAGGCTTCGTCACCGATCCGTTCGGAGTCGGCGGCGAGGCGAGCTGGATCCTGACCCTTTTCTCCGAGCTGCTGTGCACGGTGCTGGTGATGCTCGGGATTTTCACGCGCTTCACCGCGGTTCCGCCGCTGGTGGTCATGCTGGTCATTGCGCTGGCGCTGCCCGCGGGCACGCCGTGGTCCGTGCGGGAGCTGTACCTCTTCTATGCACTGCCGTTTTTCGTGCTCACGTTTACCGGGCCGGGCGACTACTCCGTGGACGGTCGCGTCTCGACCTGGGCCAACCCTCGCTAACGGCTGCCGGTCTTCTTCGTTCGTGACGCGGGGCGACGGGGCGTGAACGACAGGTTTCTGCGCGCCGCGGTGGCGGTCGTCTCGGTAACGGTCCTCTCGTTCCTGGTGTGGCTGCTGTACGTGCATCCCGCCGCTTCGGACGGCGCCGGGGCGCGATCCCCGCTCCCGGTGCTCAACGCGACCTTCAATTTCCTGTGCGCGGCCTGCCTGGTCGCTGGCTACCGGGCGATCCGGGCCGGCAACCGGCGCCGTCATCTGGTCTTCATGCTGGCGGCCGTAACTTGCTCCGCCATGTTTCTGGTCGGATATATCGTCCATCATTACCGGGCGGGTGACACGCCCTTTCCGGGACAGGGACCCGTACGATCGCTCTACTTCACGATCCTCGCAACGCACGTGCTCGCGACGACCATCGCGTTGCCGATGATCCTGTTCACGCTCGCCCATGCGGCCGCCGGACGATTCGTGCAACACAAAAAGATCGCGCGCCGCACGCTGCCGCTATGGATGTACGTTTCGGTGACCGGCGTTCTGGTCTTCGCGTTTCTGCGATGGTGGTCCTGACGCGGGCATCGCAACGGTCGGCCGCGGCACGGTGGCCTCTGGTCGCGATGGGCCTGGTCTTGTGGGCCGGCATCGCGGCGGCTGCAGACGTGCACGTGACCGCGCTCGGCGATCGTGGCCCCGGCACCCTGCGCGAAGCGGTCGAGAAGGCCTCGCCCGGCGACACCGTGCACATCGACGTCCCGGGCGTGATCCGCCTGACGACCGGCGAAATCCAGATCTCGCGCCCGATGACGATCGAAGGGCCCGGGGCGGACAAAACCTCGGTGTCGGGAGACGACCAGTACCGCATCTTCAGCATCCCCGTGCGCGAGCCGACGCCGAAAGTGAAGATCAGCCGCCTCGCCGTGATCCGCGGGCGCAGCGACGAGCGCGGCGGAGCGATCGTCAACGCGGCCGACCTCGAGCTCGACGGCGTGCTCGTCGATTCCTGCCGCGGCGACCTGGCCGGCGGCATCTACAATACAGGCCAGCTTTCGATCACGAGCAGCACGATTTCCCACAATCGCGGCTCCCTGGCCGGCGGCATCTACAACACCGGCGACGCGACGCTCGTCAACGTGACCGTCAGCGGCAATTTCGGCGAGCTGAGCGGGGGCGGGATCTACAACGCGACCGACGCCAACGTCACGCCCAAGCGCGTCGCGCACATCGAGATTTCCAGCTGCACGATCACCGACAACCGGGTCGGCGCCGACGCGGCCGGAATCTTCAATCTCGGCGGCCAGGTGCATATCCGCAACTCGATCGTCGCCGACAACAAGAAAGGCGGCAACTGCATCGGCGCGCTGCTTTCGCTCGGGCACAACATCGACGACGACGGCTCGTGCCGTCTCGCGTCGCCGGGCGACATTCGCCCCGGCCGCGACGTCGGTCTTGCGCGTCTGGACATGAACGGCGGCGGCACGCCGACCCACGCGCTGATCGTCGGCAGCCCTGCCATCG
This genomic window contains:
- a CDS encoding DUF420 domain-containing protein gives rise to the protein MNDRFLRAAVAVVSVTVLSFLVWLLYVHPAASDGAGARSPLPVLNATFNFLCAACLVAGYRAIRAGNRRRHLVFMLAAVTCSAMFLVGYIVHHYRAGDTPFPGQGPVRSLYFTILATHVLATTIALPMILFTLAHAAAGRFVQHKKIARRTLPLWMYVSVTGVLVFAFLRWWS
- the yhbY gene encoding ribosome assembly RNA-binding protein YhbY; translation: MSAAGIVSDPRTGLDGSERKYLRGLAHSLNPLVHVGRSGLTDAVIEATRRALDEHELIKVKIAADRDERERIAEAIRTRCDAELAGSVGTIAILYRQQPDPERRRIELPPRRQ
- a CDS encoding CoA-binding protein, which encodes MNDPQQPAIDAILSMMRHIAVVGISENPQRPSNEVAGYLIRQGFKVSLVNPLYQSVFGIPCHPDLHAVPEPVDVVDVFRRSAEAGAAVDEAIAIGARAVWLQEGVIDEDAAARARSAGLLVVVDRCILKEHHRRQSAATAPPSRS
- a CDS encoding GNAT family N-acetyltransferase, coding for MQVQIRPAAHDDLDFVSWVMFTAARSHLERSVWEAMFDRDEAWVRGVLRRVAVSEQPHWCHLSKFRICEVDGQRAGALAGYDPVTEGTDVLTAAMLEAVAAAGDADLDLEAVLARADIADSCTPKKYPGAWGVENVAVVPELRSRGVLDRLMENVLAEGRGRGFGHAQIMVLAGNTRAQKAYERNGFAPCAEYRSVAFEDAFTSPGINLLVRAI
- a CDS encoding type II toxin-antitoxin system prevent-host-death family antitoxin — encoded protein: MVTVSALEAKTRLGKLLDRVARGEEIVITRHEKPVARMVPAGPKNAATVRRAVADLARLRDRIRTRSKGRAKLSARDVRSAIEEGRL
- a CDS encoding DoxX family protein; translated protein: MDRHSISLGLLFLRLIGGGLLIEGRAGLWSSMILNSGGFVTDPFGVGGEASWILTLFSELLCTVLVMLGIFTRFTAVPPLVVMLVIALALPAGTPWSVRELYLFYALPFFVLTFTGPGDYSVDGRVSTWANPR
- a CDS encoding acyl-CoA dehydrogenase family protein; amino-acid sequence: MHFEYSAKTRDLMAKVQSFMDEHVYPNEEAVGEQLDAGPTRWKPIPLIEELKPKARAAGLWNLFLPESEYGAGLTNLEYAPLCEIMGTSFFASEVFNCSAPDTGNMEVLVRYGSPEQRKQWLEPLLAGEIRSAFAMTEPAVASSDATNIQSSIRRDGDDYVINGTKWWTSGAGDPRCKIAIFMGKTDPTAHKYVQQSMVLVPLDTPGIHVKRMLTVFGYDDAPHGHAEVEFKDVRVPVSSLLLGEGRGFEIAQGRLGPGRIHHCMRSIGMAERALALMCKRAISRTAFGRRLAEMGLTRHHIANSRMEIEQSRLLTLKAAYMMDTVGNKAARSEIAQIKVIAPNMALRVIDRAMQVHGGMGVCQDTFLARAYAGQRTLRFADGPDEVHTDQIGRLELAKHLPPRQ
- the ilvB gene encoding biosynthetic-type acetolactate synthase large subunit; amino-acid sequence: MTTSRKTSGAQHLGLATGKATHPMAGTVMTGADAVVQVLADEGVDTIFGYSGGAILPTYDAVFRYNEANPARRINLLVPATEQGAGFMAAGYARSSGRVGVALVTSGPGATNTVTPVRDCQADSIPIVLICGQVPRAAIGTDAFQEAPVFNIMSPCAKHVFLLTDETKIEETMRSAFEIARSGRPGPVVVDIPRDVQLTQQAFRGAGLLRLRGYDERRVEQSRTHLDPALAKAFYEMLSRSERPLLYVGGGVPNSEAAGELRRFAERFGIPVVTTLMGIGSIDTTHPLALHMLGMHGTAYANYAVEDCDLLFAVGARFDDRVAGKVKEFAPGAKIAHLDVDASEIGKVKGVDWSFVCDARRGLAELLEAGKSFRKDFGPWREHVAKLRQEHPLAYDKTSKDIQQEEVLELLNRLTHGEAIVATGVGQHQMWAAQYIDFKNPRDWLTSGSMGTMGFGLPAAIGAQLANPGRLVIDVDGDGSIRMNLGELETLTNYGIPVKVLLLNNMGDGMVRQWQDLFYANRYSGSDKTLHKKDFVRAAEADGFGFAKRVTSREALASALEEFVKFEGAGLLEVMVDQREHVYPMIGPGMGYKDMITGKNIKGRKPPTKVADSTEGGYF
- the pepN gene encoding aminopeptidase N; amino-acid sequence: MEQEAPRTVHRSDYRPPDYLVDDVELRFDLGEDESLVRATLSVRRNPARPDASPDLVLDGEGLELRSLSVDGRELKHGDYEIDERSLRIPSVPERFTVVSEVAVHPEKNTDLTGLYRSRTMFCTQCEAEGFRRITYFVDRPDVLARFTTTIVADAERYPILLSNGNPDGSGRTEGGRAWARWRDPYPKPCYLFALVAGKLISLEDSFTTASGREVPLRIFVEPQNADKCAHAMRSLQHAMEWDEKVYGREYDLDVFSIVAVDDFNMGAMENKGLNIFNSKYVLARPDTATDDDYAAIEGVVAHEYFHNWTGNRVTCRDWFQLSLKEGLTVFRDQEFSGDRASRAVRRIGDVQLLRIYQFAEDAGPMAHPVRPDSYIEINNFYTTTVYNKGAEVVRMMHTLLGPERFRAGADLYFERHDGQAVTCDDFVQAMEDASGVDLAQFRLWYSQAGTPVLKVRRSYDAASKSLTLEIDQQCPPTPGQKDKLPMHIPLSVALLGPDGGELAMKLDGETTAAPATIRVLELRQPSERFRFVDVPVEPVPSLLRGFSAPVKLEGAWSDEDLAFLAANDADAFNRWEAGQQLALRRVLELVEAHRGGKDLSLPPELLLAFRNTLTSEHLDSAFIARALVLPTESYVADQMAQVDVEGIHLVRCFLRKQLAKACRPELEERFRHCRGDARTSLEAEAVGRRALAAVCLAYLSRLGERWSEILAFEQFAIADNMTESIAALGVLSHLDCQERRWALDEFYGRWKHEPLVVDKWLGVQAMSELPGTLGEVERLMGHEAFDIKNPNKVRSLVGAFCSANAVRFHDASGDGYRFLADNVLKLDGLNPQVAARMAGIFSRWKRYDEARRELQRAELSRIAAEPTLSRDVFEVVTKSLS
- a CDS encoding type II toxin-antitoxin system VapC family toxin, which produces MTTGFVADASVAIAWVHPGQATAESDALLQAVEKGARVRAPALWPLETANALLVLTRRGKLTEGDRRLALSALSGLQVELDHEMAALAYGKLSDLARKYRLSVYDASYLELALRNELPLACKDGPLRDAAKRCRVRLAM